From the genome of Procambarus clarkii isolate CNS0578487 chromosome 83, FALCON_Pclarkii_2.0, whole genome shotgun sequence, one region includes:
- the LOC138358358 gene encoding uncharacterized protein, whose product MLRDTGDGWLMLRNTGDGWLMLRDTGDGWLMLRDTGDGWLMLRDTGDGLLMLRDTGDGWLMLRDTGDGWLMLRDTGDGWLMLRDTGDGWLMLRDTGDGWLMLRDTGDGWLMLRDTGDGWLMLRDTGDGWLMLGGLEMLILGLEILQL is encoded by the coding sequence ATGCTTCGAGATACTGGTGATGGGTGGCTCATGCTTCGAAATACTGGTGATGGGTGGCTCATGCTTCGAGATACTGGTGATGGGTGGCTCATGCTTCGAGATACTGGTGATGGGTGGCTCATGCTTCGAGATACTGGTGATGGGTTGCTCATGCTTCGAGATACTGGTGATGGGTGGCTCATGCTTCGAGATACTGGTGATGGGTGGCTCATGCTTCGAGATACTGGTGATGGGTGGCTCATGCTTCGAGATACTGGTGATGGGTGGCTCATGCTTCGAGATACTGGTGATGGGTGGCTCATGCTTCGAGATACTGGTGATGGGTGGCTCATGCTTCGAGATACTGGTGATGGGTGGCTCATGCTTCGAGATACTGGTGATGGGTGGCTCATGCTCGGAGGACTGGAGATGTTGATCCTGGGATTAGAGATCCTTCAATTATAG